The genomic stretch TCTAACAAACCTTTCAAActattcatgtaaaatacttctGCCTATTCTATAAGATAATAGTCTTGTTATATTACTCACAGTCTAGCTCTAAGTTTTAAACGTCGTCAGACAATGCAATAACGTTGATAGTTCGACGGTTAACAACTTGATCGACTGTTGTCTTCAATTGTATGACGAggataaaattaactttatatagTTTATTGAGTGTTTATGAACTAGTTGACACGTGGCTTTGTCTGTGTTATATCATTTTAGAGTAAAAGGTTTTCACCGGGTATTTTCGGGATGCAAGTGTTTAAGGTATAAGATTAATGACCGCGAAATCCTTGGTTCAGTTACTGGGTTTTGTTGTagcataaatattgaaaaaaggctttgagtataaaatattttaaagtttaccGGGTATTGTTGCGATGCAAGTTTTTAAGGTATTAGAGTGGTAATTGCAAAGTCTTGGGTTCCGTTTCCTGGTTTTGTTGgagtataaatattgaaaaaaggctttgaatataaaatattcgatGTTGCCTTAGTGAAATTCGGGTTTCATTTGACCCCAAAACCGTGGTCGTCCCCAaaaatttcctttaaataatgaaatgaataaaagcgaataacttgttaacaacaagtaacttttaaatgttaaatatatgtataagtttCTAATGGGACGTTAAAAATATgactttataatttgtatttgccATAAAATCCAGTTAAAAGTGGATTTTTAACTTCGCATAATCTTTGTAGACTTTAGTAAGTAGTagccaattaattattaaccAAGATTAACTGTTAGTAATGACAAAACCAATAATTAGCGGAACAGTAAGTAATCAAGGTTTTAGTGCGAAGTTGCCATTACGAGCGCCCCCTGGGGGGCTGTGATGTAAATAGCATCAATTACAATGAGTCCTCCTTAACGCATTATTTCTTGTTTGGCTTGTTTCTAATGTAGAGGTGTTTGACCTATTGACAGCTTTATTTTTGGAGATACAGtaagttatattaaatgaaTAGATAAAGAATGTATTATACATAACATTATGAGTCGCTTTTTAAAATAGGGAAGATGATAACAAATGCTTGCTTAAAAACATGACAGTAGAAAAGCAAAATTAGCGTAagatgtataaaattttattttataaataaaaagttattaatattactagctgacccggcaaacgttgttttgccatataaataaaaaaaaagtgtcactaaggggtatgaaaaatagaggttggccgattctcatagataccggataagcacaaaaaatttcatcaaaatcggtcaagccgtttcggaggagtatggcaacgaaaactgtgacgcgagaattttatatattagatgacCATGATACTGAAgtattcaaaatgaaaatgttttattagacgtaataatttaaattcatatcttaatcagataaaaaattacagataaaaataaaataataattaaaattcccTCTTTTGTCGTGAATATCTCACAAAAGCGCCTTTTAAATAAAAGCcaatttaatcaattaaatatatacttttctTAATTTCCACGATTTTAGACAGTTTTgacaaatttatataattttgccagacaaaacatttattaatccCTAGTACTaataacaaagaatattttttaatattatgaccCCTTGAACTTTGTTAAAAATGATAACCAACCAACTTAGAGAAGATAATGCTTTCACTCTGGACCATTTTCTAAAGACTCTTATGCTAGAATTGCAATATATTTACGAGTATATTGCAGTACCACTAAATGTGTAACCTTATTCctcatcataatttttaaactctcgcgttgcgtgtttaatttatactaatattataaatgcgaaagtaactctgtctgtctgtccgttactctatcacgcctaaactactgaaccaattttcatgatatttggtatggagatattttgatacccgagaaaggacataggcttctttttaccccgggaaaatgacgcatttccatgggaaaattcaggtggcggacgaagtcgcgggtaaaagctagtgtataatagaatagaattttgagtataaaacaaatagaatCCTAATGTTTTTGACAATGCCCGGCTTTACTCTGGCTAACACATTAATTGTATATCTGAAATACCAAATAGAGAAAACAAGGAAACCCATACTTATTCAATACAGTTGCTACACAAAAGTAACTTCAACAAGATCAGTTTCACCATTTTCCCGGAACACATTCAATGTACGAGTAATACGAGTATGTATCAACATGAACGAAGGCTCTCCGTAACTGAAATCATGTAAAACATGACCatcatttacaatttaaatgacTTGATTCATCAAAGCGTAATCGTCGCTCGCGAAGGGAAATTGGGATGAAAATATCAACGCTGTTTACAGGAAAATACTGAAGCCTACTTTACTAATAATAGCTAATACTTAGTATGAAATGGTacggtttgtttgtttgtagttttaggaactaattattttaatacattttgtggCGAGGATACACGTACGTATCGAGATTCTAAATCAATGTGAGCAGAGTACTACAGTAAGGTATAAGTAAGGCCATGGTTggtaaatgaagcaaaataaaacttaagtaaaGGTTTGTATATTGATAGACAGGTTGAACGATATAGTTACACACGGcataaagtaataaaagtacGCTGGAAGTACCTTTGCTACTTGGAGATGTctatattgtacaaaaataatcaggaaaaaacactttattaaatattctaataagcGATTTCATACCAGAACAGTGGCTTCAGTAAATACTACCAATTAGAGTCAAAACGTTGTACTGCGAAGTTGCATAGAACGTAAAACAGCCTCCACAAACCTTCATGTTATCTACCAGACACAAATTCCACGAGAATAGTAACCCGTAAAACCTAATGTTTCTaccaaataatacaaataaaaatgtccaATATCTCTCCAATATTTCTGGTCAGTTAATTTTCTGCCTGATTGGGAGCAGTTGCTCTGATTATTTTGCCACCATTATATAGGATTTTCGCTAGACTTACACATTAGTAGAGAAATGTGctacttaattacttattagaGGTTAGGGTTTATTAGGACGCATTATTAGGCCTTAATATTGAGAACAGATTTAGGTGATTACCAAAATTGATTCGCTAAATTTACAGTTCATGCAATTCGGTATTTTATAGAtatatagtttaaatatttattgaaggaATCATAACCATCTTTTATAGTCTAAGGAttatttacatgattttaaaCGTGTGTGGTGTTAAGGGAAATCCAAAAAATACTCATTCCACCTTGAGGAACATACAAAACCGAGGCTATTTGCAACCAAACTCGAAATAATTCGTAAATCATACCAATATCAGTAAGTTGCGCATCgtgaaatcgaacccacgacacccAGTCTTTAGACAGTAGTACAGAATCCTTTCAATAAGAGGCTCCTGACAAACAATGACACACAGTAGCTAATAGGTATGTAATTATGATGACAAGTCACAACAAAGTTAGCGAGATTAATATTCGCGTAACACCTGCCAtgatttaattagtttatacatTCTATTTCAAAGTCAAATTAACGTCGACGCCTACTCTGCGGCGCTACaatgtacaatattatattatttgacaaACATGCATACTTGTTCTTCTATGTATAGCGAATTAGTGTTAGGCATAGCTCTCCTTTTAACATGAGAATAGACCTCAATCGAACGCACTGGCTTAAATCAGCTAGAATGCCTAGTCAAAAAGGAAATTGTGTTTCGTAATTATTGACACCTTGATTTAAATCCACAACCTTCGACGTAGTAAAAAAGATTAACACTAATCTTTACATTACGGTTGTAACTCGACAAGACATTTAGGTATAAAGTATACCGACGAAAAAAAATTGGCCTTATTGATAAAATGGCAATAGTTCTTTTCAGCGAATACtgtctttaatacaaaaattaatctAATTCCCTTGTCCACAGCCCTATCCTCGGCGTAGCAACCTTCACGTACGAGATCTTCGAGGACGGCACAGAAGTCCCAGTCTGCCTCACTCAAGCCGACACCTTCTGGTCAGCGCTGTTCTTCATCCTCACCATCGCCATCTTCTTCATCGTCCCTCTCGCAGTACTCCTCGTGCTCTACAGCGTCATCGCCAAGAACCTCATGGAGAACCCCGTCATCATAGCGCAGAACACCAAAAACACCAACAACTCAGGCAACGTCATCAGATACAGAAAACAAGTCATACTCATGCTCGGTACCGTTGTACTCTCATTTTTCATCTGCCTTCTCCCCTTCAAAGCTCTCACTCTATGGATCATCGTATTCCCACCAGAGACAATAATGTCATTAGGTATAGACGGTTactatatacttttatatttttgtagagttATGCTGTATTTGAATTCGGCGATCAATccaatattatacaatttgatGTCGTCTAAATTCAGGGAGGGATTCGTTAAGTTGTTaaggataaataaattgatgaGGTGCAGTAGGAATTTGAGGGAAACAATGCAGAGAAGGGACACCTTCAATACGACCACTTCGACAGGCTTTTCTAGCAGTCAGAATACTTCTGACTCGTTCTGGAGAAGATACAGCAATAGAACATCATCAcagaaatattttgtgaatagGGAAAGTAAGAAAATTAAAGAAGAAACTGTTCAGCAGATGAAAGTAGGTGAAATCATAAATGTTGAGAATACAAGACGTAACAGTATGAAATACATTGCTGCTCTCAATGAAAATAACGATACATTCGCCGAAGTACACGACGATTGTTCCAACGAACTAGCAATAGACACTGCCAATGagaacaataaacaaatacaaatattaaacctAGATGTTAAAACTAATAATGTATATTCTATAACACTAGATGTAAGCGACTCGGTCGAGGGtagaaataaatttgtttgtataccGACACTTGAtagagagaaaaatatatttatatacgaCTACAAAACTAAGGagagttttgtatgaaaacattatattatttgatgtagtgtgtgttggcttATAGCCAAATAAATCAGTGCATTTACTTAAGACAAGTAAATAGATTTACGATGGATTCATACATTGagataatcataatattataagaagggaagttttgtttattttatttgttttcacttCTTGGTTTGTGTTGGAACTTTGTCATATTATTGATGGAAGTATTTTGGTCAGTTCTGGGAATAAATTGTGCGGAAAGAAGGCTACAAAGGGCAGACAATTGACACTTAACGATAACTTTTTGTCGGGTGttgagacaaatatttttgtatttggctactgttgtgtttatttattgttcggTCGCCTCGCTTCGCTATTAGTTGTTGGCTTATAATGTAATtgataaattgttttgatactattatgtattaataaaatacgagcattacgtgtttgatatatttattgacagagaatgccaaatcgttatatgattaatatatggcatctaccatagagtagaaggagtttaggtggagtttaggttcaccacatttctcccctcctaacctcttagctgttctgctgaatataagatgcagccaacacctggttgaggtgtcggcgccagacatcgccgttgtcggtgcggatctcataatgaagtcggcctagacgtcttgtgatagtaccaaactgccaacggtgcgaagcactcgtgtagtcacgggcctgtacacgttcgccgacttccaactgtctgaccttgatctcttgatgttttgatgtagtttccttatgggtgtttagaaacatgcagtgtaatgctgttcgaacttctcttccaaacattaactgataaggtgtctgaccattcaagtttggtgtccgtctgaggcgagtttttaccataacaagtttctcttgaagattacccctttctccctctaagcttcgtaagattctcttgactgtttgtacgtatcgttcagcttgtccattggttgcagggtggtatggagcagaggttttgtgcgaaatcatacagtcttttagaaatttttcgaactctcccgatacgaattgtcggccattgtctgagacaaggagtagaggtgttccataggtgcaaaatagttctttcaatttttggatgcaccaagagcttgtcgttgatttagtaggtataatctctgtccatttcgaaaatgcgtctacaactattaaaagatagtatccgtaaacaggtccggcaaaatcaatatgaagcctttgccaggggccctttgggtgttcccagtggtgtagtggtgctttctctggttcattttgttgtaatctacatgttctacaggacttaacttttgtttcgatatcattgtcaattcctttccagtatacaaaactgcgggccagtagcttcattttcacaatgcccgggtgaccgaggtgtagttcgtccagcactcgttcgcgtaatgtttttgggattaagactcgcgttcctcttagtatacatccatcttgtaaagtaaattcattatcattgtaaccgagcgttttaagtgatcggccagtttgtaatgcgagtactaatggtgtataatcggaatcaatacttgtctctttcgctatgatatttgggttgacatcaatggtatgtatttgttgaagttgaaagctgtaattctggtccattttgtttgcctttgtgttttctactgggaacctggataggtaatctgcatttgagttgttaggcgaagttctgtattcaatgttgtagtcaaatccagataagaaatgagcgtagtggaataatcgcattgtactcattgctggtaacgtttg from Anticarsia gemmatalis isolate Benzon Research Colony breed Stoneville strain chromosome 24, ilAntGemm2 primary, whole genome shotgun sequence encodes the following:
- the ETHR gene encoding ecdysis triggering hormone receptor isoform X2: MISTANYTHTTDVNTQYACRNYTYYKNDTHNCTYEQSQYDNQSFSKGNFSTTFEMSNENFTEYAEIPYYIKATSMTFCIVIMCLGVIGNVMVPIVILKTKDMRNSTNIFLVNLSIADLMVLLVCTPTVLVEVNSKPETWVLGKELCLAVPFVELTVTHASVLTILAISFERYYAICEPLRAGYVCTKTRATLICALVWFFAALFTSPILGVATFTYEIFEDGTEVPVCLTQADTFWSALFFILTIAIFFIVPLAVLLVLYSVIAKNLMENPVIIAQNTKNTNNSGNVIRYRKQVILMLGTVVLSFFICLLPFKALTLWIIVFPPETIMSLGIDGYYILLYFCRVMLYLNSAINPILYNLMSSKFREGFVKLLRINKLMRCSRNLRETMQRRDTFNTTTSTGFSSSQNTSDSFWRRYSNRTSSQKYFVNRESKKIKEETVQQMKVGEIINVENTRRNSMKYIAALNENNDTFAEVHDDCSNELAIDTANENNKQIQILNLDVKTNNVYSITLDVSDSVEGRNKFVCIPTLDREKNIFIYDYKTKESFV